A segment of the Pirellulales bacterium genome:
AGCGGCCCAATAAGCCCAACACCCAGCGGACTGACTAGCGCCGCGTAAACGCGGCCCTCGACGTCCTCCGAAAGAAACTGCAGATGGCCGTCGGCGAACAGCACGTTGACACCGCCCGGATGAAACGAGTTTGGCCAAGGCGCTTGACCCTCTTTCTCGCGAAGGCCACTGTTGATCGCTTCGTAAGACCACGGCCCGCCGGAGTGGTCGTTGGCTTTGGCCAGATTGACGTTGCCGGCGGCGCATTTCGCGTTCTCGCAAATGTATCCGCTCAGCACGAAGGCGCTCGCACGCGGCCTGGGCGAGGCCCAAGTCGCGCCGCTGGCCGCGTCGTACCCCGCGCGCACATTCTCTGAAAGCATGATGGTCCGCGACAATCCGTCGCGTACAGAGTCGAGCGAGTGATGGCGGTGGCTGCCGAAGCTCATCGGCCAATTCTCCAGGAAGAACAGGCCCATGCGGTAATACAAGTCGCGGTCCGACGGGGCACCGTCGGCCGACTCGTTGGCGGGGCAGACAACGCCGTTGCCATTCAGATCAATCGGGTGGATTCCCGGCGTTGGCGAGGACGCCGATCGCCAAATCGCCGGACAATCGCTGGGAACTGTCCAACCGACCCCCAGGTTGACAACGTAGCTCAGGTTTCCTTCCCCCGGCACGAAGCTGTCGTCGTCGGGGCAGATTAAAACGTTGATTTGGGTCGCGCTGAGGGAGCGGTTACCGGGATCTTCATAAAGCTTATCGAAATTCCACAGCGCCTGGACGTCGCGGCGCTCGATTCGCGGCAAGGGCGCAACTACCCAGTTGTGGCGGTCCTGCACGGCGCCCGCGCTGAAATACCCCGCTCCGGGGAAATGGCCGCGCGCGGTTGCCTCGCCCACCATCGCCAGCCCCAGATTTCGCAAATGGTTCGCGCATTGCATCGCCCGCGCTCGCTCGCGCGACGCGATCACCGCCGGCAACAGAAGGGCCAGCAGCATCCCAATGATGCTAATCACGACGAGTAGCTCGACGATCGTGATTCCGTGGCGTTTTCTCGAGCGACACATCGCTAGTCTCCTACCGAGGGGCGTCTTGGTCTGCCGTCGCGCTTGTTAGCTTTTAACGCTTTGAAACGTAAAGCCAAGCCCTCCGCGGAGGGTGCTGCGGCTCCGGCAACAGACTCATCGAGCCCGCTGCCAACGTGGTAGATATAGATCGAGTAGCCCGCCATGGCGACCGGCTTCAAGCGCCGAAAAGTTGCGTAACGTGGATCGAAGGTCAGCCCTCCTAGCCCGTACCCGTACAGACTATTCACGCTCAGGGCATACCATCCTTGGGGTAGCCTGCAGCGTGCAACGTCGGGTACCGGATCGCAGTCGATTCCCGCGATGCGCGGATCAAACATGCCGAAATAGGCCAATCTTAACGGCCGCGCTTCGGGGTGGCTGTCCAGCCAACGCTTGAGCTCGAGCAAGTCCTGGCCCCAATCAATGTTGCTATCAAGCAGGTGTTCATGGCCGCGCTCCGGCCCGCCAACCAGCTCGTTGAAATATGAGAGTTGATACGGATAGACTCGCAGGCTGCTTGCCGTTGAGAGAGCCACCGCTATTGCGACAAGCCACCGGACGGCCCCCTGAGGATCGTACAGGGCGCGGCCAGCGCGGCCAATTAAAATGAAAACAAAAGGCAACGCGGGCAGAATGTATCGGAAATGTTGATTCATTCCCGTTTGGGAGCTCACGAGTACTAGAATCGAGGCCGGCGGAAGTAGCAAAACTAATTCATCGCGCAGGCCGGCCCTCCATGCCCCGCGGGCCAGCGCACCTGCAAGAGCAATCGTCGCCAGCAACCATGTTCCCAACGGCGTCTTAATCGCGAAGGCGTACAGGTAGTAGTACCACCAGCCGGCGCGGCGCATTTCGCCGCGAAGGTAGGAGAACCGGCCGCCTTCAAGATCGCATAGCTGAATGTCGACGCCCTGCACGTAGTCCTCGGGAAAAGGAACGCGCAGCGTGCCAAGCCAGCGACCGGTAAAACGGTTGCGCGCTTGAAAGGCTCCGCTATCGCCACCGCCAAGTCGCGAACTGTGGAAACCGTAGCTGCCCAGCGGACGAAAGCTGCCCACGAAGTCGTAGGCCAGGTTCATAATAAATAGCGCGAGCGCCAACATGGTCGCGAACTGAACCGCTGCGCGCCACCGCACGCCATGCTGATGGACATTCTGAGGCGCGCGCGACACAAGCCAAAGCGCCGGCAGTAAGGCAAACAAAATGAACCAAGTGCTCTTTGTGATTTCGGTGAGGCCGATGAGGGTGCCCGCCCCGATGGCGGAGCACCACGTCCGTCGCTTGCTCCATCGCCAAAATCCGTGACAAGCGGCGGCGCCAAGTGATGTGGCAGCAAGGTCAGGCGTGATGAGTTGGGCATGTGCCAGAACGTTTGGACTGAAACACCACAGCCACAAGGCAAGGGCGCCCGCGCGCGGGCCAAACAGGTCGGCCGACCAGCGGTAGCACACGAGTGCGCCTAGGGCGCTGAACGGAAGGCAGGCCCAGCGCGCCATCGTAAAGAGCCAGAACGACCGCTCTCCGTTGGCTTCGATGAAGTCCGTACCGACGGCGAATTCGGGCCGCGAAACCATGGCCGCGCCCGACTGACGCCAGTCGGTGCGCGGCGACGCGCAGAGCACGGGCAAGGCCGCAATCATTCTGACAAGCGGCGGATTCACCGCGTAAAGCGAATACGAGCGAAACTGCCAATGGCTGATCCCAGCGGGCAAGTGCGCAACCTCGTCAACCGTCGGACTCTGTCGCGTGGCGGACCAGGCAAGGAGCCCTAAGTGGACCGTGAGGACGGACGCGATGAACACCTTGATGCGAAACCCGGCATCGGTGGCGCGCGCCGCACCTGAGAGCGCCGAACGCGGGGCGGAAAGGGTCGCTGTCGCCGTTTGTTCAAACATCGGGCGCTCGCGGTCGCCGCGCCCGGCGGTTGAAGGCCAGCACCGCGAGCCACGCTCCCGCCATCGTCGCGCCGGCGGCGAGCAGCGCGGCGGAAAAAAGCCTTGCCACCGAGGGCCGCAGTTCGGCAAAGACAATCGCTTCTCCCGTCCAGTGTTCGCGCAACCACTCCGTCCGCTCTGCACCGGCGCGACGCGTGACCGGCTCAAAAACATGGGCGGTCGTCTCGCCAGCCATGCCGTCGTACACGACGCAGTGCCGGTCGTCTATAATCAGAATCGAGGGGACGGGCAATTCAGCCAACGCGTCGCGAGGTCCAGCGATTGCGCGCGGTCGCAAGCCGAACGACTGGCACAGCTCGACGAGTCGCGGCGCGCTCACCCCGTCATCGGCGAGCTGCGCGCGATCGGTGACGTCCTCGAGTCGCGCATCGCGTCCCAGCCGGCGAAGGCAATACCAGACCGAGAGCGGGGCGCAGGCCACGCGATTGACGCGCGAGCGCGCGACGTACTCGTCGATATCGGCCGACGAGATGCCACCTCCAAACGTGAAGGTGAAGCAGCACATTACAAGTTGCGGTGTCAGCAAGGCGAGATCCCTCGTTCCTTTGCGCCTGAATGAGCAATCAGCGTGACGTCGGCGCACCCCATTTATCTCGTCGAAAACGGAAATTGGTGCATTCGTTGCAAGACAACGATGATCGCCACAAGAGATAGTCCAACGGTGCATCCAATAAGTATTGGCCGCAGCCACGGTGATCTCACGGCGACGTCGGGCACGCGGATGATTTCCGGCAGGTCGCCGGTGAGCACGGGCAACTTCCCAACGATGAAGACCGTCGTGTTTCCCGGCGTACGCGAGTCGTTGATGTGCGTGCCAAGAGCGAGCGCCATCTGGAAGTCTTCCTCCGGGACCACGTCGTTGACGAGTTCCGCGTTCGTGATGTCATAACGCGTGTAGTAATCGCTGTCCGTGCCGGGCGCGCCCCGGAATTCGCATCGGCGGGGTAAGAAGAAGTCTGGGGCAGCCTCAAAAAAGTCGCTCGACTTGAACAGAAGTTGCGGCTTACCCGAAAGATCGAGATATTCGATCAGCGGAAGCGCATAGCCAAGGCTGGGAGCGACGTGAAGCCGCAACGTGCCGCCGTCTTTCAAAGCCTCACTGGGCCACCCGAATGCTGTATTGATGTGGCCCTTGTCGACCGACCACTCGACGATGTCGGTGGCGACGCCCTCGCGCAGCTCGCCAGGGAGCAACTTGGCCTCGGCGCGGTGCTCGTCGATAAATTTGGTGCAGCCCTTAATCCAGATGGTCCCGGCGTAATAAGGCGGAGACGGATGGTCTGCGTCGATCGGCTCTGGCGGAAAAATGTTAGCGACTCGATGCACGCCCCCCCCATCGAGAAACTTGGCCTCAAGGTAACTAAGATGCATGCCGCGATGGTCAATCGCCACACCAGGGTTTACAGGCGACCGGAGCGCCCAGCTCCGTCCCATCAGACTTAGCCTGTAGTCGGCGCTGTGGATGGGCTTGCCCTTTCCGGCAAAGCCGCACTCGAGACGGTACTCGATGCGTCCGCTCACCAGGGCGCCGGCCCGCGCGACAACGCCACCGACGACG
Coding sequences within it:
- a CDS encoding DUF1559 domain-containing protein, with translation MCRSRKRHGITIVELLVVISIIGMLLALLLPAVIASRERARAMQCANHLRNLGLAMVGEATARGHFPGAGYFSAGAVQDRHNWVVAPLPRIERRDVQALWNFDKLYEDPGNRSLSATQINVLICPDDDSFVPGEGNLSYVVNLGVGWTVPSDCPAIWRSASSPTPGIHPIDLNGNGVVCPANESADGAPSDRDLYYRMGLFFLENWPMSFGSHRHHSLDSVRDGLSRTIMLSENVRAGYDAASGATWASPRPRASAFVLSGYICENAKCAAGNVNLAKANDHSGGPWSYEAINSGLREKEGQAPWPNSFHPGGVNVLFADGHLQFLSEDVEGRVYAALVSPLGVGLIGPLAQPPVGDL
- a CDS encoding cysteine peptidase family C39 domain-containing protein; amino-acid sequence: MLTPQLVMCCFTFTFGGGISSADIDEYVARSRVNRVACAPLSVWYCLRRLGRDARLEDVTDRAQLADDGVSAPRLVELCQSFGLRPRAIAGPRDALAELPVPSILIIDDRHCVVYDGMAGETTAHVFEPVTRRAGAERTEWLREHWTGEAIVFAELRPSVARLFSAALLAAGATMAGAWLAVLAFNRRARRPRAPDV